The sequence AACACCCCCATACCCGTCTTTTATGAGCGGGTGCTGAGGGTGAGAACTTACAGCATCTTTTGCAAAAACTGTTTCGCGCGTTCGCTTTGCGGATTGGCGAAAAATTCGTCCGGCGTGCGGTCTTCCACCAGGCGGCCTTCGTCGAGGAACAGGATGCGGTTGGCCACTTCGCGGGCGAACCCCATCTCGTGCGTGACGATCGCCATCGTGATCCCGGTGTGGGCGAGCGCCTTCATCACGTCGAGCACCTCTTTGACCATCTCCGGGTCGAGCGCCGAAGTCGGCTCGTCGAACAGCAGAGCTTCCGGCTCCATCGCCAGCGACCGGGCGATCGCCACGCGCTGCTTCTGCCCGCCGGACAGCTTGGTCGGGTAGACGTCCGCTTTGTCGACAAGTCCCACGCGCATGAGCAGCTCGCGCGCCTTTTCCCGCGCCTTGTCTTTGGACATGCCTTTGACTTTGATCGGCGCGTAGGTCATGTTGTCGAGCACCGTCATGTGCGGGAAGAGGTGAAAATGCTGAAACACCATCCCGACATTCTGCCTGACTTTCATGATCTCGTTTTTGCCGGCGGTGGTGATGTCCTGGCCGTCGATGTAGATCTTGCCTGACGACGGCATCTCCAGCAGGTTGAGGCAGCGCAGGAAAGTCGATTTCCCCGACCCGGACGGACCGATGACGGCGACGACCTCCCCCTTCTTGATCTCTGTGGAGATGTCTTTTAACACGTCCAGTTTGCCAAACGATTTGTAGAGCTGCTCCACCTTAATCACTGCGCCGCAACCTCCTCTCCAAGAGCCTTGCGCCAAACGTCAGCGCCATCACCATCACGTAGTAGATGATCCCGGCCACGATCAGCGGTTCGAAATAGATGTACTTCTCCGCCCCGACGATCGTCGCCCGGCGCAGCACGTCGGCCGCCCCGATCGTCGAGACCAGCGCCGACTCCTTGAGCAACGCGATGCTCTCGTTGACCAGCGCCGGCAAGATGTTCTTCAACGCTTGCGGCAAGATGATGTCGAGCATCATCCGCCGGTAGGGCACGCCCAGCGCCAGCGCCGCTTCGCGCTGCCCCTTGTCCACCGCCAAGATCCCGGCGCGGATCGTCTCCGAAATGTACGCCGCCGAGTTCAGCGAGAAGGCCAAGACCCCCGCTTCCAGCGCGGTGATCTGATAGCCGGTCAACTGCGGTGTCGCAAAATAGACGAGCGTCAGTTGCAGGATCAACGGCGTGCCGCGAAAGACG comes from Tumebacillus sp. BK434 and encodes:
- a CDS encoding amino acid ABC transporter ATP-binding protein, yielding MIKVEQLYKSFGKLDVLKDISTEIKKGEVVAVIGPSGSGKSTFLRCLNLLEMPSSGKIYIDGQDITTAGKNEIMKVRQNVGMVFQHFHLFPHMTVLDNMTYAPIKVKGMSKDKAREKARELLMRVGLVDKADVYPTKLSGGQKQRVAIARSLAMEPEALLFDEPTSALDPEMVKEVLDVMKALAHTGITMAIVTHEMGFAREVANRILFLDEGRLVEDRTPDEFFANPQSERAKQFLQKML
- a CDS encoding amino acid ABC transporter permease; the protein is MDLNFDRIVPSIPYMLEGIKVTLQFTLLSAFFGFLWGTVLSLFKISNIKVLRWFGIAYTSVFRGTPLILQLTLVYFATPQLTGYQITALEAGVLAFSLNSAAYISETIRAGILAVDKGQREAALALGVPYRRMMLDIILPQALKNILPALVNESIALLKESALVSTIGAADVLRRATIVGAEKYIYFEPLIVAGIIYYVMVMALTFGARLLERRLRRSD